The sequence below is a genomic window from Draconibacterium halophilum.
AACACATCAGCTTCCTATCCGATTGAGTACCTGAAAGAAGAATTTCACCTGACTGTTGATTATTTTAATATTGAAAGTGCTATTGCGCTGCTAACCTCTTACCTGAACATTACTTATGGCGAGAAAAAATGGATTGAACATTATTCTGATCTTCAGCTGTATTTCGATCATGATATCATTAGTAAAAGCGACAATGTAACCCTGAATGAGCTGCGCGAGGTGTCATCAAATTTTATCAACCAGTTTACCGGAGTGCAGGTATCCATGCCAGCTTTTCAGTTAGAGCAGGGAAGCTCGGCAAACGGATTGTTTGAGCCCTTATACAATACGTATCACAAAAACCGCTCGGGCGATTTTATCTATACATTAAAAGAAGGCTGGCAACCGAGTTATAAATATAAACGTGCTAATTACACCGATCAATCGCGCATTCCGCTAGTGGTTTGGGGAAATGGTATAAAAGCACAAAAGATAAGCACAATGCACAATGCTGTTGATCTGGTACCAACACTGGCAGAACTTATCTCCGTGCCGCTACCAGATAAATGCCAGGGGAAAATTATTAAAGAAATACTGGAAATGAAATAAGATAAAGTGTTTGCGACTTTTCGCGCTAAAACACTTTAAATCCTTTTCTGTCGTTCTTCTTCTCCGTTTTTAGCTCTGCATGAACCAGATCGTTCTTTTTCTGTCGGGTTTTGCCACTAAGCAGTGGTTGAAGGTTTACGAACAGCGTAGTATCAGAAACAACTTTTACATGATGTAAAACCGGTTTAAACCCTCCGTTTGATACCGACAAATCTACATCTCCTTTATCAAGAATAAGTTTATAAAATCCATTCTGATTGGTAATTGTTCCAATTCCGGAATTTTTATCGAAGATACTAACGTTTTCCATGGCTTTTCCGCTCGCCCCATTGTTAACATAACCTGTTATGGTAACGATCTGCGCCCAACTCATGCCAGGAATTACTAATAATAGCAAAGCGAAATGGGTGATTAATACTGTTTTCATTTTTTAAACTTGTTTTAATTGTTATATGGCTCTATAAAGTTAGACAAAAAAGAGGAGAGAAAGGTTGCTTCATCCTTTAATTTTCTTTAAAAACATTGTTAACGTTTAGTAAATTTCACCAGCAACTAACAATCTTTATTTAGACTACATAGCATTATATCCCACACAAAACCTTTTCGGCAACACAAGTACACATGACAAAAGTTAGGCTATTGCAACTATTTAAAATGAGATTTAATTACAATACACGTTTCCTGCTGAATAACATCATGTTATGAAACAAATACACTATTTTTTTCTATGATAACTGCTTACATTTGTTTATAATTAAATAAAGAATTTTTTCTTTATTCTAAAACCAAATTTGTAACAGACCTTGCCTTAACCGGCGCACTGCTTAACAATAACAACTAATAACCAATTTTAAATACAAAAAACTTGTCTCATGGATCCAATCCAAACCTTAGTTAAAAACCTGGCAGATAAACATGGTAGAAGCCGGGAAAGTGTATTACCAATTTTGCAAGGAGTGGTTGAACAGGAAAAATTCCTTTCGGAACGTTCGATGATCGAGATTGCAAGAGAGATTGACATTCCTGCAGCCGATGTTTACGGAACAGCCACCTTCTATTCATTTCTTGAAACCAAGCCTGCCGGAAAGTTTATTATTCGGGTGTGCAAAACGATTACCTGTGCCATGAAAGGAAAAAACCAGGTTTTGTTTGCCATACAGGAAATGCTTAAAATTAATTTAGGGGAAACCACCCCCGACAAACAATTTACCTTATTGGAAACCAACTGCCTTGGTTGGTGCCATAAAGCACCGGCAATGCTTATAAACGATGAAATTTATACCGAGCTCACTCCTGAAAAAGTGAGAGAAATTTTAACGAGCCACATGAAAGCGAACGCTAATCATTAAACCAGCAATTATGGCAAATTCACATCAACTAAAACGTGTTGATTTCATTTTTAGAAATGAAAACGACTGGGAAAAAGTACTTTCTACTACCATAAAAAAGAAACCACAAGAGTTAATAAACGCGCTAATCAGCTCAGAACTCAAAGGACGAGGAGGAGCCGGCTTTCCAACCGGACTAAAATGGAAATTGACTGCCGAATCAAAAGAAAAGCAGAAATATGTGATTTGTAATGCCGATGAAGGTGAACCCGGAACTTTTAAAGACCGCGAGATCTTATCGCGCGTACCATACAAAGTGCTCACTGCAATGGCCATTTGCGGATACATTACAGGAGCCAATAAAGGGTACATCTACCTTCGTGGTGAATACAAATTTCTACTACCAGAATTGAATAAAGTTATTGATGAATTCAGTTATTACTGTAAAGAGATTAATCTCGATTTTAACATTGAGATTTTCATGGGCAGCGGTGCATATATTTGTGGAGAAGAAACGGCATTAATGGAGTCGATGGAAGGAAAACGAGGCGAACCACGGAATAAACCACCATTCCCAACCCAAGCAGGATATATGGGCAAACCAACCGTAATAAACAATGTAGAAACGCTGGTTCACTCCTTTACCATCTTTAAATACGGAGCAAAAAAATTCTACGATCTGGGCGTTCAATATTCACGGGGCACCAAACTTTTTTCGGTATCGGGCGATACTCCCAAACCGGGAATTTACGAACTGGAGCTGGGTATGAGCCTTCAGGATTTTGTGTATGAATTTGGCGATGGAGATACCAAAGCTGTTCAGGTAGGCGGTGCATCAGGATTTCTTGTTCCGCGCAAAAAATTTAAAGATGCAGCCATTGGTTTTAAAGGAAAACTTACTGGAATTTCACTTCCAACAGGAGGCTCAATGATGCTATTTAACAGTTCGCGTTCCATGTTTAATGTTCTTGATAACTACCTCGAGTTTTTCCGCGAAGAATCGTGCGGACAATGTACTCCATGCCGTGTTGGTTGCCAGCAATTGCTTTTAGGAATTAAAGCAGTTAAACGTGGTGAAAAACCTGCTTCGTATCTCGATAAATTGTTGCGCCTAACCGAAACCATGCAATACACTGCTAAATGTGGTTTAGGCCAGTCGGTAGCAAACTCCTTTTCGTCGATTGTTGCAAATTTCAGAGAAGAAATGATCTATTAAATAACCGGAAAAAGAAAGAAAATGAGCAAGAAATTAAATATGACAATAAACGGTCTTCCGGTTGAGATTTCCGCTGGGAAAACCATTTTAGAAGCTGCAGAAGAACAAGGATTAAAAATTCCAACGTTGTGTCATCATAAAGATTTGTGCGTTGCCGGAAACTGCCGGGTTTGTGTAGTTGAAGTAACCGGACAAAATCGTCTGTCGGCGGCTTGTGCCACACCTTGCGAAGAAGGCATGGAGATTCTCACCAACAGTTTAAAAGTACGTAACTCGAGAAAACAAATTATTGAATTACTTTTGGCAGAACACAATGCCG
It includes:
- the nuoE gene encoding NADH-quinone oxidoreductase subunit NuoE, with the translated sequence MDPIQTLVKNLADKHGRSRESVLPILQGVVEQEKFLSERSMIEIAREIDIPAADVYGTATFYSFLETKPAGKFIIRVCKTITCAMKGKNQVLFAIQEMLKINLGETTPDKQFTLLETNCLGWCHKAPAMLINDEIYTELTPEKVREILTSHMKANANH
- a CDS encoding carboxypeptidase-like regulatory domain-containing protein, which encodes MKTVLITHFALLLLVIPGMSWAQIVTITGYVNNGASGKAMENVSIFDKNSGIGTITNQNGFYKLILDKGDVDLSVSNGGFKPVLHHVKVVSDTTLFVNLQPLLSGKTRQKKNDLVHAELKTEKKNDRKGFKVF
- a CDS encoding complex I 51 kDa subunit family protein produces the protein MANSHQLKRVDFIFRNENDWEKVLSTTIKKKPQELINALISSELKGRGGAGFPTGLKWKLTAESKEKQKYVICNADEGEPGTFKDREILSRVPYKVLTAMAICGYITGANKGYIYLRGEYKFLLPELNKVIDEFSYYCKEINLDFNIEIFMGSGAYICGEETALMESMEGKRGEPRNKPPFPTQAGYMGKPTVINNVETLVHSFTIFKYGAKKFYDLGVQYSRGTKLFSVSGDTPKPGIYELELGMSLQDFVYEFGDGDTKAVQVGGASGFLVPRKKFKDAAIGFKGKLTGISLPTGGSMMLFNSSRSMFNVLDNYLEFFREESCGQCTPCRVGCQQLLLGIKAVKRGEKPASYLDKLLRLTETMQYTAKCGLGQSVANSFSSIVANFREEMIY